The proteins below come from a single Fusobacterium nucleatum genomic window:
- a CDS encoding PASTA domain-containing protein, which yields MKKFRKTNEVDDLDLDNLESEEEIIEEKKDDKKKIPKIILNIILIIAIIKLGSNVFQRYYFNEFYYKAPNLLGLSIDEAKKTISHSALNIREMGEVYSDLPYGTVALQEPSEGTIVKRARNIKIWVSKESPSVFLDDLVGMNYIEASSLLNKNGMKVGEVKRIKSDLPINQVIATSPKSGEPISRGQEFNFLISNGLE from the coding sequence ATGAAAAAATTTAGAAAAACAAATGAAGTTGATGACTTAGATTTAGATAACTTAGAATCTGAAGAAGAAATAATAGAAGAAAAAAAAGATGATAAAAAAAAGATACCTAAAATAATTTTAAATATAATCTTAATTATAGCAATAATAAAATTAGGTTCTAATGTATTTCAAAGATATTATTTTAATGAATTTTATTATAAAGCACCAAACTTATTAGGACTTAGTATAGATGAAGCTAAGAAAACTATATCTCATTCTGCTTTAAATATTAGAGAGATGGGAGAAGTTTATTCTGATTTACCTTATGGAACAGTAGCTTTACAAGAACCATCAGAAGGAACTATTGTAAAAAGAGCAAGGAATATAAAAATATGGGTAAGTAAAGAATCTCCATCAGTATTCCTAGATGATTTAGTTGGAATGAACTATATAGAAGCAAGTTCTTTGCTTAATAAAAATGGTATGAAGGTTGGAGAAGTTAAAAGAATAAAATCAGATTTGCCTATCAATCAAGTTATTGCAACTTCACCAAAAAGTGGGGAACCTATATCAAGAGGACAGGAGTTTAATTTCTTAATAAGCAATGGATTAGAATAA
- the rsgA gene encoding ribosome small subunit-dependent GTPase A encodes MNKIQGFYYVESNNKVFECKLRGILKKTNNKYNCVVGDRVEISENNTIVEIFKRDNMLIRPIVANVDYLAIQFAAKHPNIDFERINLLLLTAFYYKVKPIVIVNKIDYLTEEELSGLKEKLSFLEKISVPMFLISCHQNIGLEEVENFLKDKITVIGGPSGVGKSSFINFLQSERILKTGKISERLQRGKHTTRDSNMIKMKAGGYIIDTPGFSSIEVPNIENREELISLFPEFSNIESCKFLNCSHTHEPGCNVKREVEENKISKDRYDFYKKTLEILLERWNRYD; translated from the coding sequence ATTAACAAAATTCAAGGCTTTTATTATGTTGAAAGCAATAATAAAGTTTTTGAATGCAAATTAAGAGGAATTTTAAAAAAAACTAATAATAAATATAATTGTGTTGTAGGAGATAGAGTTGAAATCTCTGAGAATAATACAATAGTTGAAATATTTAAAAGAGATAATATGCTTATAAGACCCATTGTTGCAAATGTTGATTATTTAGCAATACAGTTTGCAGCAAAGCATCCGAATATAGATTTTGAAAGAATAAATCTTTTATTATTAACAGCATTTTATTACAAGGTAAAACCTATTGTAATAGTAAATAAAATAGATTATTTAACAGAAGAAGAATTAAGTGGATTAAAAGAAAAATTGTCTTTTTTAGAAAAGATATCTGTACCGATGTTTTTGATTTCTTGTCATCAAAATATTGGCTTAGAAGAAGTTGAAAATTTTTTAAAGGATAAAATAACAGTAATTGGTGGACCTAGTGGGGTAGGGAAATCAAGTTTTATTAATTTTCTACAAAGTGAAAGAATTTTAAAAACTGGTAAAATCAGTGAAAGATTACAAAGAGGAAAACATACAACAAGAGATTCTAATATGATTAAAATGAAAGCAGGTGGCTATATAATAGACACTCCTGGCTTTTCTTCAATAGAAGTTCCAAATATAGAAAATAGAGAAGAATTAATTTCATTATTTCCAGAATTTTCAAATATAGAAAGTTGTAAATTTTTGAATTGTTCTCATACACATGAGCCAGGTTGTAATGTAAAAAGAGAAGTAGAAGAAAATAAAATATCAAAAGATAGATATGATTTTTATAAAAAAACTTTGGAAATTTTGTTAGAAAGGTGGAATCGGTATGACTAA